The genomic DNA CGTGTATGTAACCGTACTGTTGTTGTTTCTATATAATTAAGATATGACTCTTAGAGAAGACTTTGCCTTCCCCACAGCCTTTTTTAATGCCGTCTTGACCTCTTTGTTCCTCAGACTATAGATCAGTGGATTCACCATGGGAATGACTATGGCATAGAACACAGACGCCAGTTTGTCTGTGCTCATGGAATGGCGGGAACTGGGCTGAAAGTACATGAAGGAATCTGTCCCGTAAAAGATGGAGACAGCAGTGAGGTGGGAAGCACAGGTGGAAAAGGCCTTCTGATGTCCTTGAGATGAGCGCATCCTCAGAATGGTGACAAAGATAAACAGATAGGAGACCAGGATGACCAGGTTAGAAAAGAGGACATTGAAGCCAACCAGAAGAAATGAAACCATCTCACTTCTGCTGCTGTCTGAGCATGAGAGAGCCAGGAGAGGAGTAACATCACAGAAAAAGTGATCAATCACATTGGATCTGCAGAAAGGGAGACTAAATGCATTCCAAGTGTGCACAGAGGCCACTAGAAAACCAAGGACGTAGGACGCCACGACCATCCAGGCACACACTCTTGGTGTCATGATGTTGGTGTAATGGAGTGGTTTACACACTGCTGCATGACGGTCATAGGCCATTAAGGCCAAGAGGAAAGTTTCCacagagagaaagccaccaaAAACATACAGTTGAGCAGCACAAGCTTTGTAGGAAATGGCCTTGTCTCCCACGAGGAATCCAGCCATCACTTTGGGAGTGACGGCTGTGGAGTAACCAAAGTCCACCAGAGCGAGGTTGctaaggaagaagtacatgggagtGTGGAGACGAGAGTCCAGCAGGATCAGCGTGATCACCCCCAGGTTCCCAACCAGGGTGAGGAGGTGGATGAGCGCTAACACCAGAAAGAGCGGGATCTGCAGCTGTGGGTCATCAGTTATCCCGGCAAGAGTGAACTCAGTCACGACTGTGCTGTTCTCCGTGGGGGCTATTTATGCATTATGAAAATGCAATGTATGAATGAAAAAAAGGATCTGGGTGGTACCTGAGCTTAGAGCCATAATTATGTTCAAGTTATACCTTATgtcttaattttctaaattaaatataGGCATAAcaacaaaagtaattttaaaataatgttagaaatataaaatgttctAGCTTAAAGGATTTGGATGATAATATAATCCAGTACATCTATCCTCATAAATGATTGAAACTGAAGTACAGAAATGGAAGGAGACTTATCCAAGATCATTGCAGAGATTTGTTAAAAATGAgatccctagtggttcagtggttaagcctctgtgcttccaacatAGGGGGCATGGGTCCGATGCCTGGTTGCGAACTAAGATGTCACATGCTGCACAGCGTGGGCAAAAACTAATAaaagaacaataaataaatttaaaaatgagatttgtTAGCCTCCCAATTCAGATTTTTCGGACACAAAGAATATTCATGCAATAAAATAAGTTACTGtaatttaattcatttcattGTGATTACCACTGTTGTATCATGAGCAGTGCTATATTCTAgtaatacaaattttaatatatCAAGTTCTAGCTTTAATAGTCTCACAAGATAATAGGATACATAGAATGAGTAATTTCCACAAAGTTCAATACTGTAGAAATTCCCGTACAAGGAATAAAAAATCCAGAGAATAGAAGTTAACAAGTGTGAGTCCAGACTAAGGACACCTAAATGCAAATTCTAGCCCCGCCTTGTGCTAGATGACTGACTTTGGGTATTGCTCACTGTGACTTGGGCATCAGTCTTCCCTTGAACTCAATATCAAACTGGCGTGATGGTGCAAACTGTCATTGCAGGGTTTTACACGTTAGACTAGGACCGAGTTATTAGTCTATGCATTGATTAGAAGGGTGGATGTTGTAATAGAGAAATTCTGGATAACTCTACAGTGGAACATCCTATGTGCTCCCTCATGCATCTGCTTCTTTGCCCAAAACTTTTGACTCTCATATTCTGTCCTTACCTTCTTCTAATTTTTCAAATGATAATCCTGTTTTACTCAAGTTTTGTACAGTCCAGCTATGCCAAGTATTTTCCGAGTCATCTTGTGTATTAACTAGAATGTCTGAGGTTCAggttctccatctgtaaaatgggtctaaCATTATTGCCTGACACTTAACAGAATTCAATTAATGTAGATGTTCTTCCTGTTAGAAGATAGTGACAGATTCTATCTAGGGACCCAAAATGTAGGTGAAGTTAAAGAAAGCTTTATGTAAGTCTGGATTGTTATGATGTCACCCACTTCCATTTTCTTTGCATTAAGCTTATTAATCTATACAACAGTTAATGATGGCTTAGAACAGGATGGTACTGAGGGAGGTAGTGAGAAGTTATGCAATTATGGATATATTTCAAAAGCAGAACTGACTGGATTTCATGATATGTTGAATGTAGGCATTAGGGAAAGAAGAAGCAATAATGACTTCATTTTTTGTATAATAACAAAAGAATGGTGTAGAAGAAGCAGATGTTCAAGAAATAGCAAGAGCGACAATTTCCGAATAGTCACGGTGAGTCTGGGATTCCTTCTGGCCATCTAACTTAGAAGGGTTGTGTAAACAGCTGGACTTGTTGCGTCGGATTTTATTAATTCGAACTATATGGGCAGCTTGCTAGTGATTTGATCTTCTCATATCATATTACATCCACAAAAGTAAATAAGACCACTAAAAGAAAGACGTTGGAGAGCAAAAATCAGAGTGTGATCATGTTATAAAGTCAAAAACCTGGAGCATACAGCATTAAGAGCAAAGTGGAAGAGGAAATTGCCATCACAGAGATGGCTGTCTCAAGGCACAGATTTCAGTTGGACAACTAGGGAACTTCCAGAGGAGAGACTAAGTGTGTGCTGGTTATGCCGATGACTGAATGTCAATCCCAGAAGGAAAAGCAGAATGATCAGGAGTTGGGCAGGAGTGGCTGCTTGGCTTAGAAAAGGATAGGAAGAGATGTGACCATTATTTAACAGGGGTTAAACAGGGGTTGAGGGCTGGCCTGAGATTCCTCAGCTTCGTGGTGAGTGACACGCTGATAAAGAGAATCATGAGATTAGTCCTTAGGTCTCAACATAGAGGGGGAAACCAGGCTATGAGGCTGTGGAGTGGAAAGTGGGGTGACTGTCTAGACAGAAGCCTGCAGCTCCTAACTCCCTCTTTACTCCTGCTTGGTGGTGGGGAGGCCACTGAGGGCATTGTCATCCAGAGAAGACACCCTTTTGGTTTCTACCTCACCTTAATCCATACAAAGTTTTCCATAAGTTGATGGATAGGGGAAGTACACTGgaagcatttcattttatttttcaccatCCCTTTTCTCAACAAAGTGAAGGAGTAAGTCTTGATCCAGCCTTttattaaggagaaaaaataatttcaggcaTGTTCTTGAGATAACA from Budorcas taxicolor isolate Tak-1 chromosome 15, Takin1.1, whole genome shotgun sequence includes the following:
- the LOC128060007 gene encoding olfactory receptor 5B12-like; the encoded protein is MKLQIKATVEEYCTSFIMANVQNTEAASATKVVEQQEPSFIVTPTENSTVVTEFTLAGITDDPQLQIPLFLVLALIHLLTLVGNLGVITLILLDSRLHTPMYFFLSNLALVDFGYSTAVTPKVMAGFLVGDKAISYKACAAQLYVFGGFLSVETFLLALMAYDRHAAVCKPLHYTNIMTPRVCAWMVVASYVLGFLVASVHTWNAFSLPFCRSNVIDHFFCDVTPLLALSCSDSSRSEMVSFLLVGFNVLFSNLVILVSYLFIFVTILRMRSSQGHQKAFSTCASHLTAVSIFYGTDSFMYFQPSSRHSMSTDKLASVFYAIVIPMVNPLIYSLRNKEVKTALKKAVGKAKSSLRVIS